The following DNA comes from Methanobacterium sp..
AAACATCATGTAAGAGTTGAAATAGGTCCCATAGCTACTCCGACCTATCTGAATTTTGTTGATGATCTTCCTAAAACAAGATCAGGGAAAATAATGAGAAGGGTAATAAAAGCAAAGGTAAAAGGAGAGGATGTTGGGGATATAAGTACTCTTGCAAATCCTGAAGCGGTTGATGGGCTTGATAGAGCTATTTAATTTATAAATCAACCCTCAGATTCCTGATAGGATCCATTATACTCTCCAGACCCAGTAACATCAAAAACAACGGCCTGAGCAATCCTTTCCCCTTTTTTAAT
Coding sequences within:
- a CDS encoding deoxyuridine 5'-triphosphate nucleotidohydrolase, producing the protein IKKGERIAQAVVFDVTGSGEYNGSYQESEG